The following DNA comes from Fusarium verticillioides 7600 chromosome 9, whole genome shotgun sequence.
CCGCAGTACTTGATAGGGAGCTCAGAGGGCTGGATCCACTCCTCGGCATGAAGCGCGGAAAGGGGCTGCTCGCTGGTGGCAATGAGGTATCGATCCGACTCGGAAGGTGTAGGTCCTTCGGAAACACGGTAAAGCTCCTCGTCAAATTGAGAGAGCTGCGcagtcttggccatctgGTCGCGGTTGAGCATGAAGGGTGGTTGGTTAGGGGTGTAGCCTGCAGCACAGATTTCGTTAACGGCGCATGATCATTTGGTTATAAGGATACATacccttgttgaagaggaaggcTGTGGCATAGTTGACGAGTGCAAGGTTCCTGTCATTGTCAGACATCGTTGTCGCCCTCTAAGCCCTTCTGACTTACAGGAACATGCCGTAGCCAGTCAAGCAGTAACCTCGGTGGCCGACCAACTTGACTCCTCGAACCGGGTCGTATCCTCCAAGTCGCAGCAGCACGTCGTGGTGGGAAAGAGCAGCTTGCTTGGTCTTATCGAAAGTCTCGGGCTCCCAGGTTCGCTCGATTGTGTTGTTGTCTTCGTTGTCGCTGACGTGGACGGAGTCGTGCACGTAGTTTCCGACGAGCTTtgccttgactttgagttcAGCATTCTTCGCTGCCGCAAGCTCctcttggatcttcttcttctctgtcaactcctccttctgcttcagtAGCTCGGTCGCATCCTCCTTGGCTCGTTTCTTGAGGCCAATCTCCTTTTGAACGCCGTTTATTTGTGTGCCGATCTGCGTAACTCCATACTGAGCTTTCAAGATGTTAGCTGACTCAAAGAGATCATTAAAACTGTGTAGATATCCAATGACTCACTCTTGCGCGCGTCTTGCCAAAGGGCAATAACCTCGTCAACCAGCTCTACAGGAGCATGTCGGCGGCGCTGACTCTCTCGAATCTTCTCAGGGTTTCCGCCGCGCTCCTCAATGAAATCCTCAATGTCCAACATCTTGGCGATTCGCGATGGTACGATATTCGTTCAATCTGGTTGAGCCTAAAGGTGGAATTTTTATCGGTGTTGATAACCCaggagggagggggaggggcaaTTGCTTCAATCACCTGACTTGGATGGAGGGGTCTTTTTGCGACTTTGGACTTTCTTGGTACGTAGTGGATCAAAGCAAGTGAATCAAGAGGTAGTGGGGAATATAGACTAAAAGATCACTATAACAGTTCTCAAGCTACTAACCTTAGGTATTTATTGTTGAATTATGCGTATGAAGTATTCTCCTCCATTTGAAAATGAGCCACCTCAAGGTCTCACTCCGTGTGTAAAGGACGCCGGGTGAGTAATTAAGCGTTGCTGTAAGCATATGGGCCAATCATCACATGTGTGATTCGAGACCTATTTCGCTGTTACAGGGTAAGCTCTATTTGTTGAGTGTTATGACAATATTCTTGGAGTTATCATTTATAAGAGCGAAATTTGTCGGTCCTATAAAAAGGAAAATAAGCTTGGAGTAGTATAAATAATGGTCTGCTCTCACGgtgagaaggaagagaactTGAGTTAAGAAGCAGGTAAGCAACCACTTGTAACTTGACAATCACTGGACAGGCTTGGACATTATTGTGCCACGGCTGTGGCTGAGTGTGCATCAGTCTAATGGACAGCAACATCCTCACCCAATTTCTGAGTGACCATTTTGGGCCGGAATTTAAAATCAATGGTATGAACCGTGGAAAAATCATAGTCTCTtttttcatcttcagctggaCCAACATGTCGAAGTAACAAATGCTGGCACTTGAGTTAGGGGTGCTCCTGTGTACATAACTTGCAAGGGTCAACAGGACCCATGCATCGCCTCTGGTAGCCTCCATTattggatgaggctgagCCTTGCTGACAGCCCCCAAACCCGCACTTTCGAGTAAAGCTCATAAACCAGCCGTGCTCAACATTGTTTGGGTTCAAGGCTGTCCTGTCTGAATACAAATTTCTGCTTTGATCGTCGTCAGAATGAGACTTGGGCGTCGTCGAGAGGAAAGTCTCTCATCGTCCGACGATACCACGGTAAGATAAAGGAGACGATGCTGAAAGCCCCGCGTATGGACGACCGCTGACCATTTATGATTCAAGATCTCGGATCA
Coding sequences within:
- a CDS encoding seryl-tRNA synthetase, whose translation is MLDIEDFIEERGGNPEKIRESQRRRHAPVELVDEVIALWQDARKTQYGVTQIGTQINGVQKEIGLKKRAKEDATELLKQKEELTEKKKIQEELAAAKNAELKVKAKLVGNYVHDSVHVSDNEDNNTIERTWEPETFDKTKQAALSHHDVLLRLGGYDPVRGVKLVGHRGYCLTGYGMFLNLALVNYATAFLFNKGYTPNQPPFMLNRDQMAKTAQLSQFDEELYRVSEGPTPSESDRYLIATSEQPLSALHAEEWIQPSELPIKYCGYSTCFRKEAGSHGRDAWGVFRVHQFEKVEQFVLCGPDDSWDQFDQMMANSEEFYKSLGLPYQVVGIVTGALNNAAAKKYDLEAWFPFQKEYKELVSCSNCTDYQTRELEIRHGSKKGKQIVGGGKKEYVHALNAVSLGMIPAHVEAISLIHLYRLSVLLSEHCAAFLRTTKRRKVSLCPRSYESIFLASLSFCLSSRRPPRKQRRSKRRRAARRRRPFLFVRPRRKCMHSVKVNGML
- a CDS encoding seryl-tRNA synthetase; translated protein: MLDIEDFIEERGGNPEKIRESQRRRHAPVELVDEVIALWQDARKTQYGVTQIGTQINGVQKEIGLKKRAKEDATELLKQKEELTEKKKIQEELAAAKNAELKVKAKLVGNYVHDSVHVSDNEDNNTIERTWEPETFDKTKQAALSHHDVLLRLGGYDPVRGVKLVGHRGYCLTGYGMFLNLALVNYATAFLFNKGYTPNQPPFMLNRDQMAKTAQLSQFDEELYRVSEGPTPSESDRYLIATSEQPLSALHAEEWIQPSELPIKYCGYSTCFRKEAGSHGRDAWGVFRVHQFEKVEQFVLCGPDDSWDQFDQMMANSEEFYKSLGLPYQVVGIVTGALNNAAAKKYDLEAWFPFQKEYKELVSCSNCTDYQTRELEIRHGSKKGKQIVGGGKKEYVHALNATLCATERTLCCILENYQTEEGLVVPEVLRKYIPGEPEFLPFIKETPKEAEKIEKKEGGKKEKTLPVRETKA